Proteins encoded together in one Rhipicephalus sanguineus isolate Rsan-2018 chromosome 9, BIME_Rsan_1.4, whole genome shotgun sequence window:
- the LOC119405582 gene encoding uncharacterized protein LOC119405582 gives MARPTALLLPLVLLAPLLVRCSEPQAPALLAALPARSAPALARALRRALARSGQGPGDSPGPWLAVTLAADADTRAALAALCAALENHRPLLVVSMAPPPSAFAAALAAGYAKLPVLAYTGGYLDRAAQVPKGAPAALSS, from the exons ATGGCGCGACCCACCGCGCTGCTGCTCCCTTTGGTCCTGCTGGCTCCGCTGCTGGTGCGTTGCTCGGAGCCGCAGGCGCCGGCGTTGCTGGCCGCGCTGCCCGCGCGCTCGGCCCCGGCGCTGGCCCGGGCGCTGCGGCGCGCGCTGGCGCGCTCGGGCCAGGGCCCCGGCGACTCGCCGGGACCCTGGCTCGCGGTCACGCTGGCCGCGGACGCCGACACGCGTGCGGCGCTGGCCGCCCTGTGCGCCGCCCTCGAGAACCACAGGCCCCTGCTGGTGGTTTCGATGGCGCCGCCTCCGTCAGCGTTCGCGGCAGCGTTGGCCGCGGGATACGCCAAGCTGCCCGTGCTCGCCTACACTGGAGGATACCTGGACAGGGCGGCCCAG GTGCCCAAGGGCGCCCCAGCTGCCCTGTCGTCCTAA